In Rhipicephalus microplus isolate Deutch F79 chromosome 7, USDA_Rmic, whole genome shotgun sequence, one genomic interval encodes:
- the LOC119184754 gene encoding myosin heavy chain, muscle isoform X3, with protein sequence MAEDPDPTEYLFVSLETKRKDQTKPYDGKKMVWVPDEKEGFVLGNIVSTKGDMVTVDCPGGEQTVKKDLLQQVNPPKYEKCEDMSSLTYLNDASVLHNLKERYYVNLIYTYSGLFCVAINPYKRFPIYTKRVVEIYKGRRRTEVPPHVFAVSDGAYMDMLANRENQSMLITGESGAGKTENTKKVIAYFAHVGATSKKEEAAKKDSKKGNLEDQVVQTNPVLESFGNAKTVRNDNSSRFGKFIRIHFGPMGKLAGADIETYLLEKARVISQQPAERSYHIFYQLMSGKIPGLKEKLLLSNDISEYHFVAQGKTEIAGVDDGEELIATDTAFDVLGFTDEEKENIYKVTAAVMHFGCLKFKQRPREEQAEADGTEEGERVAHLLGLNAADLYKNLLKPRIKVGTEFVTQGRNITQVTASVGALSKAIFDRLFKWLVKRVNETLDTKQKRQHFIGVLDIAGFEIFDFNGFEQICINFTNEKLQQFFNHHMFVLEQEEYKREGIDWVFIDFGLDLQACIELIEKPMGVLSILEEESMFPKASDKTFEEKLKTNHLGKSPNFIKPKPPKPGQAEAHFAIVHYAGTVPYNLTGWLEKNKDPLNDCVVDQFKKGSNTLLQAIFEDHPGLGSAEEKGGKGGRKKGSGFQTVSGLYREQLNKLMATLNSTAPHFVRCIIPNETKSPGVIDSHLVMHQLTCNGVLEGIRICRKGFPNRMIYPDFKQRYTILAASAVPKGFVDAKNASEKVIEAIQLDANDFRFGHSKIFFRAGVLGRLEEMRDERLGKIITMIQAAVRWYLTKKHFQKLKEQRVALLVIQRNLRKFLQLRNWLWWKLYSKVKPLLSVARVEDELKELEEKLKKTQEALEKEEKLRKDLEGQNVKILQEKNDLFLQLEAERMGAGDIEERLNKALTQKGDLESQLQDLNDRLSHEEDAHAQLTQTKKKLESEVSSLKKDIEDMELALQKAEQDKATKDHQIRNLNDEIQHQDELINKLNKEKKQLQEQNQKTAEDLQATEDKVNHLNKVKAKLEQTLDELEDSLEREKKARADLEKNKRKVEGDLKLAQEAVADLEKHKKEMEQNLQRKEKEMASLAAKLEDEQALVAKLQKQIKELQARIEELEEELEAERQARAKAEKQRADLAREIEELSERLEESGGATSAQVELNKRREAELAKLRRDLEESNLQHEQAMSNLRKKHNDSVAEMSEQIDQLNKHKAKVEKERATLAAEVSDLQSLLDHSNKSQANAEKQVKQLEVQLADAQFKLDETNRTLNDLDGGKKKMSVENSELQRQLEEAESQVAQLNKIKASLATQLEEAKRQADEEARERAAILGKYRNLEHDLDNLRESVEEEQEAKADFQRQLSKANAEAQLWRSKYESEGLARLEELEEAKRKLHGKLQEAEEAMEQLNAKCSGLEKTKAHLQGELEDMSIEVDKANALAASLEKRQKSFDKVIAEWKAKVDDLAAELDASQKECRNYSTEVFKLRAAYEESQEHYEAVKRENKNLQDEIKDLMDQLGEGGRSVHELEKSRKRLEMEKEELQAALEEAEAALEQEENKVLRAQLELSQVRQEIDRRIQEKEEEFENTRKNHQRALDSMQASLEAEAKGKAEALRLKKKLESDINELEIALDHANKANAEAQKNLKKYQQNVKDLQTALEEEQRARDEAREQYASAERRCNALHGELEESRQLLEQSDRARRAGEAELSEMHEQVNELSAQTASLSVAKRKLEGEMQALQADLDEVLNEAKQSEEKAKKAMVDAARLADELRAEQDHALQQEKLRKALEQQMKELQVRLDEAEAAALKGGKKIIQKLEQKVRELENELENEQRRHGDAAKNFRKSERRIKELQFQAEEDRKNHERMQDLVDKLQQKIKTYKRQIEEAEEIAALNLAKFRKVQQELEDAEERADMAENTLAKLRAKNRSSASAGRAMSPGLTSAPPLRT encoded by the exons ATGGCCGAGGACCCCGATCCCACCGAGTACCTGTTCGTCTCTCTCGAGACCAAGCGCAAGGACCAGACCAAGCCTTACGATGGCAAGAAGATGGTCTGGGTGCCCGACGAGAAGGAAGGTTTCGTCCTGGGCAACATCGTCTCTACAAAGGGCGACATGGTCACCGTCGACTGTCCCGGCGGAGAG CAAACCGTCAAGAAGGACCTGCTGCAGCAGGTGAACCCGCCAAAGTATGAGAAGTGCGAAGACATGTCGTCCCTCACCTACCTCAACGATGCATCGGTGTTGCACAACCTGAAAGAACGATACTACGTTAATCTCATCTAC ACGTACTCGGGCCTGTTCTGCGTGGCCATCAACCCCTACAAACGCTTCCCCATCTACACCAAGCGCGTCGTGGAGATCTACAAGGGCCGCAGGCGTACTGAGGTGCCTCCCCACGTGTTCGCCGTCTCAGATGGAGCCTACATGGACATGTTGGCCA ACCGTGAGAACCAGTCTATGCTTATCAC CGGCGAGTCTGGTGCCGGTAAGACTGAGAACACGAAAAAGGTCATAGCCTATTTCGCGCACGTCGGCGCCACGAGCAAGAAAGAGGAGGCCGCAAAGAAGGACTCCAAGAAG GGCAACTTGGAAGATCAGGTTGTGCAGACCAACCCCGTTCTCGAGTCCTTCGGTAACGCCAAGACCGTGCGTAACGACAACTCTTCACGATTC GGTAAATTCATCCGTATCCACTTCGGTCCGATGGGCAAGCTAGCCGGTGCTGACATTGAAACAT ATCTACTGGAGAAGGCTCGTGTCATCTCTCAGCAACCCGCTGAGCGTTCGTACCACATCTTCTACCAGCTCATGTCAGGAAAGATTCCTGGGCTGAAGG AGAAACTGCTGCTCAGCAATGACATCTCCGAGTATCACTTCGTCGCTCAGGGTAAAACTGAGATTGCCGGCGTCGACGACGGCGAAGAGCTGATTGCCACGGAC ACTGCCTTCGACGTGCTGGGCTTCACGGATGAGGAGAAAGAGAACATCTACAAGGTTACGGCGGCCGTGATGCACTTCGGCTGCCTGAAGTTCAAGCAGAGGCCCCGAGAAGAGCAGGCCGAGGCCGATGGCACCGAGGAAGGCGAGCGCGTCGCCCACTTGCTGGGTCTGAACGCCGCCGACCTCTACAAGAATTTGCTCAAGCCGCGCATCAAGGTCGGCACTGAATTCGTCACCCAGGGCAGGAACATCACCCAG GTGACGGCCTCCGTGGGCGCCCTGTCCAAGGCCATCTTCGACAGGCTCTTCAAGTGGCTGGTGAAGCGTGTCAACGAGACTCTTGACACCAAGCAGAAGCGCCAGCACTTCATTGGTGTGCTGGATATTGCCGGTTTTGAGATCTTCGAC TTCAACGGCTTCGAGCAAATTTGCATCAACTTCACCAATGAAAAGCTGCAGCAGTTCTTCAACCACCACATGTTCGTTCTGGAACAAGAAGAGTACAAGCGTGAGGGCATCGACTGGGTCTTCATTGACTTCGGTCTTGACCTCCAAGCTTGTATCGAGCTTATTGAGAAG CCTATGGGTGTGCTCTCCATCCTGGAAGAAGAGTCTATGTTCCCCAAGGCTTCGGACAAGACCTTCGAGGAGAAGCTGAAGACCAACCACCTTGGCAAGTCACCGAACTTCATCAAGCCTAAGCCTCCCAAGCCTGGCCAGGCTGAGGCCCACTTCGCCATCGTCCACTACGCCGGCACT GTGCCATACAACCTCACCGGCTGGCTGGAGAAGAACAAGGACCCCCTGAACGACTGCGTCGTTGACCAGTTCAAGAAGGGATCCAACACGCTCCTGCAAGCCATCTTTGAGGACCACCCTGGCCTGGGCAGCGCTGAAGAAAAGGGTGGAAAGG GCGGTCGCAAGAAGGGTTCCGGCTTCCAGACTGTGTCTGGTCTGTACAGG GAACAGTTGAACAAGCTGATGGCTACCCTGAATAGCACCGCCCCCCACTTTGTCCGCTGTATCATTCCCAACGAAACCAAGTCCCCAG GTGTCATCGACTCTCACCTTGTCATGCATCAGCTCACTTGCAACGGCGTACTTGAAGGCATCCGTATCTGCCGTAAGGGTTTCCCCAACCGCATGATCTACCCCGACTTCAAGCAACG ATACACAATCTTGGCGGCCAGCGCCGTTCCCAAGGGCTTCGTTGACGCGAAAAACGCTTCCGAAAAGGTCATCGAGGCCATTCAACTCGATGCCAACGATTTCCGCTTCGGACACAGCAAG ATCTTCTTCAGAGCTGGCGTCTTGGGTCGCCTTGAAGAAATGCGCGATGAGCGCCTCGGCAAGATTATCACCATGATCCAGGCAGCCGTGCGCTGGTACCTTACCAAGAAGCACTTCCAGAAGCTCAAGGAACAGAG GGTTGCTCTGCTGGTCATTCAGCGCAACCTCCGGAAGTTCCTCCAACTTCGAAACTGGCTGTGGTGGAAGCTGTACAGCAAG GTCAAGCCCCTGCTCTCTGTGGCTCGTGTGGAAGACGAGCTCAAGGAGCTTgaggagaagctcaagaagacccAGGAGGCCCTCGAGAAGGAGGAGAAGCTTCGCAAAGACCTCGAAGGCCAGAACGTCAAGATCTTGCAGGAGAAGAACGACCTCTTCCTTCAGCTTGAGGCTGAGCGCATGGGTGCTGGCGACATTGAGGAGCGTCTCAACAAGGCTCTCACCCAGAAGGGTGACCTCGAGTCCCAACTGCAAGACCTGAACGACAGGTTGTCGCACGAGGAAGACGCGCACGCTCAGCTCACGCAGACAAAGAAGAAGCTCGAAAGTGAGGTCTCTAGCCTCAAGAAGGACATCGAGGATATGGAGCTTGCTCTGCAGAAGGCGGAGCAGGACAAGGCCACCAAGGACCACCAGATCCGGAACCTCAACGACGAGATTCAGCACCAGGACGAGCTGATCAACAAGCTCAACAAGGAGAAGAAGCAGCTGCAGGAACAGAATCAGAAGACTGCTGAAGACCTGCAGGCCACCGAGGACAAGGTTAACCACCTCAACAAGGTCAAAGCCAAGCTTGAGCAGACCCTCGATGAACTTGAGGACTCCCTCGAGCGCGAAAAGAAGGCGCGTGCCGACCTCGAGAAGAACAAGCGCAAGGTTGAAGGCGATCTCAAGCTCGCCCAGGAGGCAGTTGCCGATCTTGAGAAACACAAGAAGGAGATGGAACAGAACCTTCAGCGCAAGGAGAAGGAGATGGCCAGCTTGGCGGCGAAGCTTGAGGATGAGCAGGCTCTGGTTGCCAAGCTGCAGAAGCAGATCAAGGAACTGCAG GCCCGCATTGAGGAGCTGGAAGAGGAGCTGGAAGCTGAACGCCAGGCCCGCGCCAAG GCCGAGAAGCAGCGCGCCGACCTTGCACGTGAGATCGAGGAGCTGAGCGAGCGCCTCGAAGAATCCGGAGGCGCTACGTCGGCCCAAGTGGAGCTCAACAAGCGCCGCGAAGCCGAACTAGCCAAGCTCAGGCGCGACCTAGAGGAGTCCAACCTGCAGCATGAACAGGCCATGTCCAACCTGCGCAAGAAGCACAACGACTCGGTTGCCGAGATGTCTGAGCAGATCGACCAGCTCAACAAGCACAAGGCCAA AGTTGAAAAGGAGCGTGCTACCCTGGCTGCCGAAGTGTCCGACCTCCAATCCCTCCTGGACCACAGCAACAAGTCACAG GCAAACGCTGAGAAACAGGTCAAACAACTGGAGGTTCAGCTCGCCGATGCCCAGTTCAAGCTTGATGAAACGAACCGTACGCTCAATGACCTGGACGGCGGCAAGAAAAAGATGAGTGTTGAGAACAGCGAGTTACAACGACAGCTGGAGGAGGCCGAGTCGCAGGTGGCACAACTGAACAAGATCAAGGCGTCACTCGCCACGCAGCTTGAGGAGGCCAAGCGGCAAGCCGACGAGGAAGCTCGG GAGCGCGCTGCTATCCTCGGCAAGTACCGCAACTTGGAACACGACCTGGACAACCTGCGCGAGAGCGTCGAAGAAGAACAGGAAGCTAAGGCGGACTTCCAGCGCCAACTCAGCAAGGCGAACGCCGAGGCTCAGCTCTGGCGCTCCAAGTACGAAAGCGAGGGTCTGGCAAGGCTGGAGGAACTCGAGGAAGCCAA GCGCAAGCTGCATGGCAAGCTACAGGAGGCTGAAGAGGCCATGGAGCAGCTGAACGCCAAGTGCAGCGGACTCGAGAAGACCAAGGCACATCTACAGGGAGAGCTGGAGGACATGTCCATCGAGGTGGACAAGGCCAACGCTCTCGCTGCCTCTCTCGAGAAGCGCCAGAAGTCATTCGACAAG GTCATCGCCGAATGGAAGGCCAAGGTGGACGACCTCGCCGCCGAGCTGGACGCGTCTCAGAAGGAGTGCCGCAACTACTCCACCGAGGTGTTCAAGCTGCGCGCCGCCTACGAGGAGAGTCAGGAGCACTACGAAGCCGTCAAGCGCGAGAACAAGAACCTACAGGACGAGATCAAGGACCTCATGGACCAACTTGGTGAGGGTGGCCGAAGCGTTCACGAGCTCGAGAAGTCTCGCAAGAGGCTCGAGATGGAGAAGGAGGAGCTGCAGGCGGCGCTCGAGGAGGCCGAGGCCGCGCTTGAGCAGGAGGAGAACAAG GTGCTGCGTGCACAGCTCGAGCTGTCGCAGGTGCGGCAAGAGATCGACCGACGAATccaggagaaggaggaggagttTGAGAACACACGCAAGAACCACCAGCGGGCGCTCGACTCTATGCAGGCCAGCCTCGAGGCTGAAGCTAAGGGCAAGGCTGAGGCGCTCAGGCTGAAGAAGAAGCTGGAGAGCGACATCAACGAACTCGAGATTGCCCTGGACCACGCCAACAAGGCTAATGCTGAGGCGCAGAAGAACCTCAAGAAGTACCAGCAGAACGTCAAGGACTTGCAGACCGCCCTCGAGGAGGAACAGCGCGCCCGCGACGAAGCCCGTGAACAGTACGCCTCGGCTGAACGCCGCTGCAACGCTCTTCATGGCGAACTGGAGGAGAGCCGCCAGCTGCTGGAACAGTCAGACCGCGCCCGCCGCGCCGGCGAAGCCGAACTCAGCGAGATGCACGAACAAGTCAACGAACTGTCCGCGCAGACCGCCTCCCTGTCTGTGGCCAAGAGGAAGCTCGAAGGAGAGATGCAGGCACTTCAG GCCGATCTGGACGAAGTGCTAAACGAAGCCAAGCAGTCGGAGGAGAAGGCCAAGAAGGCGATGGTGGACGCCGCCCGTCTCGCCGACGAACTCCGTGCCGAGCAGGACCATGCCCTGCAGCAGGAGAAGCTGCGCAAGGCGCTTGAGCAGCAGATGAAGGAACTCCAGGTGCGCCTGGATGAAGCCGAGGCCGCTGCGCTCAAGGGCGGCAAGAAGATCATCCAGAAGCTGGAACAGAAGGTGCGCGAGCTCGAGAACGAACTGGAGAACGAGCAGCGCAGGCACGGAGACGCCGCCAAAAACTTCCGCAAGAGCGAACGCCGCATCAAGGAGCTCCAATTCCAG GCCGAGGAGGACCGCAAGAACCACGAGCGGATGCAAGACCTTGTCGACAAGCTCCAGCAGAAGATCAAGACGTACAAGCGCCAGATCGAGGAGGCCGAGGAGATCGCCGCCCTCAACCTGGCCAAGTTCCGCAAGGTGCAGCAAGAGCTCGAGGACGCCGAGGAGCGCGCCGACATGGCCGAGAACACGCTGGCCAAGCTCCGTGCAAAGAACCGCAGCTCCGCATCCGCCGGCCGCGCCATGTCTCCCGGTCTGACCTCTGCCCCGCCCCTCAGGACCTAA